In the Aquimarina spinulae genome, TAATATTAGCAAAGATGGGTCCTTTATTAAATTTAAAAAACTTCTTTCCGGTGCTATAATCTTCTTCAAGTATTTCGGTACCAATAATATCTGAAGGCATTAGATCGGGAGTAAATTGTATTCTTTTAAACTTTAAATCAATGGCTTGCGCTAATGTTCGTATCATTAACGTTTTTGCCAACCCGGGAACTCCTTCTAATAATGCGTGTCCACCTGCCAGAAAAGTAATCAGTAATTGTTCTACGGTTTCCTCCTGCCCAGTAATTACTTTGCCAATTTCTTTCTTTAACTTGGTAAGTTTCTCGGTAAGTACATTCACCTCTTGTTCAATACTTGCTAAATTTTTATCCATACATCTTCTTTTATGATGTTAAAGCATACATCACTATATTTACTCCAAAGCGAGTATTATCTATTTTATACCATCGCTTATTTCTAAAATCATAATCCCATTCGCAACCATAATCTTTGTTGCTGAATAAAACCCCTATCCTACCATTAATTTCAATAGCTTTTAGGTAATCATGTACAATATCATCTCCCCATCCGTTAAGTTCTTGTGAGGTCGTGGGTGGGCCATCTTCAAATTCGAAGAAAACGTTATATATCTCATGAGTATTAGGGATTTTTTTTAACTGCTGAGGGCCAAAGATATCCTCCATTTGTCGTTCAAATGATTTTGAAAACAAACCATCTATATCATGATTACAATCATCTGCAAAGACAAAGCCTCCGTTTCTGACATATTTCTCAAAATTCTCTCTTTCTTTCTTTGTAAATTGCACTAGTTTATGCCCTGATATATAGCAAAATGGACTTTTAAATATTTCATCGCTACTAAGGGATATAATTCTTTCTTGCGTATCTACTTTTAGGGTAGTATACTCTACTAGAGAATTTAAAAGGTTTGAAGGCATTCTTTGATCTACATCCCAATCTCCCGACTCATATTGCAATCTTGTAAAGAAAAACTTGTTACTCAATGCAGTTATTATTTTAGCTTTCAAAAACATATTACCCCATAACATCGTTACGATTAATGGTTAAAACAGTATCGAAAGAAAAAACTGGCCATAATGAAGCTAATCAAAATGACCAGTTTATATTATGAATTATATTTACACCGCATCAGACAAGCTGGTAAAGGTGAAATCTCTTACCTTCATATAAGGTACCAAATTACCATTTATCCTAACTTGTTTTCCGAGTGTTTCAAGATTATTAAGCATAATAATCGGACTCTCATTAAATCTAAAGTTCTTTACTGGATGTTTTATCTTTCCATTTTCGATATAGAACGTTCCATCCCGGGTAAGACCTGTATATAAGAGAGTTTGAGGATCTACATTTCTGATATACCATAATCTGGTAACCAAAATTCCTTTTTTGGTTCCTTTAATAAGGTCTTCTAAAGAGGCATCTCCTCCTTGCATAATGAAATTAGATGGAAAAGGTACTGGATCAACTCCTTTCTTCTCTGCCCAATAACGGCTATATGCTAAATTTTTTACTACTCCATTCTCTATCCAGCTCATCTTCTTTAAAGCCTGTCCAGATCCATTCCATGTACTTGTAGGTGCATCTGGATTTAAAGGATCAGACCAAATGTTTACACGTTCATCTACAATCTTTTCTCCTAGTTTAGTTCCTCCACCTTCTTTAGACATAAAACTTCGCCCTTCATCTGCAGTTCGTGCGCTAAGAGCACGACCAATATTTTGTAGTAACCCAACTGACGCTGCAGGTTCAAGAATTACAGTATATTTACCCGGTTCAATAGCTTTGGCTTCTCTTGATGTCACTGCCTTATCTATCGCTATATTAGAAGCTTTTGCTGCATCAAACTTACTGATATCATTAAAATCACGAGATACCCATCCTGATCCGGTACCATCATTAGTTCTCATCGTAACCGTGAAATTAGAACCTGTAGATTGATTGTAAGCAAAAAGACCATTAGAATTCATCATTGCACTAAACCCATAAGAATCGTTAAAAAACCCCGCAGCAGTAACATCTTTTGCTACAGCTGGCTCAATACTACTACTTGCTACAGTAGCACGATACTCTGGTGAGATATTGGCCGATGCTTTGTTATAGGTTATTGATTTATCATAAGTTTGAGGCCCTAAAGGCCCCATAAACTCAGGGTTTTCTGGCGAAAGTTTTGCTAACTCCTCTGCTCTTTTGACTACTTTCTTTAGGGATTCATCATCAAACTCATCAATGGTAGCCGTACCCGATTTTTTTCCGAAATTAGATTGTACTACCAGGTTTTGATTAGATCGATGACCTGCAGTAGAAACCGTATTACGCGCATAGCGGATATTTCCGCTTTCGCTTCCACTCATATTTATTTCACAAGCATCAGCAGTAGAAAAGCTCAGTGCTTTTTCCATAATTTGCTTTGCTTCTTCTTTTGTATATATTGCCATGATATTTTTATTATTTGTTGGAAAAAGATGTTTTAAATAGTTCTACCTGTATTGATCACATTTACATTATTAAACCTGGTAGTAGAACTTCCGTGTGATACAGCACTTATCTGAGAAGGCTGTCCTTTACCATCAAAGAACGATCCGAATAACCTATAGTCATCTTTGTCGCATATTTTGGCACAAGAATTCCAAAACTCCTGTGTATTAGATTGATAAGCAACATCATCTAACATACCCACAATCGCTCCGTTTTTAATTTCGTAGAAAGCAGTACCGCCAAACTGGAAATTATATCGTTGCTGGTCGATAGAGTACGAACCTCTACCAGCAATATAAATTCCTTTTTCTACATCTTTTATCATGTCATTAACATTATATTTTTCTTTACCTGGTTCTAACGAAACATTAGGCATACGTTGAAATTGTACATCGTTCCAACTCTGAGAATAGCAACAACCATGTGATTCGTTCTGATCTATCATATGCACCTGATCTCTGATTGCCTGATAATTGGTTAATACACCATTACGTACAAGATCCCATTGTTTTGTCTTTACTCCTTCGTCGTCATATCCAACAGCTCCTAGAGATCCTACTTGTGTTTTATCTGCTACCAGGTTAACGATATCACTACCATACTTGAAGTTTTTGGTTTTCCATTTATCAAGAGTAGCAAAACTTGTTCCTGCATAGTTGGCTTCATATCCCAGTACACGATCCAACTCGAGCGGGTGCCCTACCGATTCGTGAATAGTTAATCCCAGGTGATTTGGTTCTAATACCAAATCATACTTACCTGCTTCTACCGATTTGGCACTAAGTCTTTCTTTGGCTTGCTTGGCTGCCATAATAGCGTCTTCTACCATATCGTAGCTTCCTCTATATAATTTCATTCCTGCTGGCCCATCTAATTTTTCTGAATCCAAACCGTCCATATATTCATATCCCATTCCCATAGGAGCACTCATTGCCTGGCGTGATTTAAACTTATTATTAGCACGATCAATAGCCGTAACCGTAAATGTTGGCCATATACGGTGAACATCCTGATCTATATATGACCCATCGGTAGATGCAAAATATTTTTGCTCATTTACCATAAAAAGACCAGAATTCACAAAATTAGCTCCATTTTTCATTGCAGCTGCATTAGCGCTAAGCAATAGATCTACTTTTTCTGAAATAGGTACTTTTTTGAAATCCTTTTTAATAGGTGTCTTCCAGGTAACTTCTCCATAAGATTTTACTGGAGCCAGTTTCACAGGTACTTTCTGAATTTTTGAATTTGCTTTTGCAATTGCAACCGCTTGTTCTGTTGCTTTTTTAATCCCTTTTTCTGTTACGTTATTGGTAGAAGCAAATCCCCAGGTTCCATTGGTAATAACTCGTATACCAATTCCAAAAGATTCTGTATTTACCACATTCTGAACCTTGTCCTCTCTGGTAAATACATATTGATTTAGATATCTTCCTATTCTTGCATCGGCATAAGATGCTCCCAAAGTTTTGGCAGTATTTAATGCTATGTCTGCAAGGCTTTTCTTGATTGCGACATCCATCCCAGGATTTAGCAAAGCTTCTGCAGAAATATTATTTCCCATAAGCATGGATGGCATCATTAATGCGCCAGATCCTAATCCAGCGTATTTAACAAAATCTCTTCGTTTCATATAAACCTCCTTTTTTGATTGAATGAATATTTATTTATGGTGTTTTAGTTTTTAATGTATGCTAAATCTAGAAACATAACGCTATAGTATATATCATTTTTTGTGAGGAAATATGATGATTATTATCTAAAAAAAACTTAAAAAACATACGGGTTTTTTCATTCTTTTAAGATCCCCAAAGTTAAAATCATATCATACCAAAAAGAAGCTAATTACGTCTACTTTTTATTTTTAGTACAGCACTAAAAGTAGAAAATTTATGTCAAATAACAATAGTACCCAAAAATGTTAAAAAAAGAGTAAGAATTTTCGTATACAAAAGAATACAAGTTTACAAAAAAAACACATAACTCACTGTAAAACAAATGTTTATAAAATAAAAGGTAATCTAATATACAATCAGAAAATTATCAATAAAATACCTGAATCACTAGATTTGAGTGTATTTAAAATTTTGTTAAACTTTTATATTTTTAACGCAACTGTTATCAAAATCATAAAATATCTTTAGCAAAATTGCTCTTTTACAACGTAAAACAGTATCTATCAACATATATAGGAAGTTATAATCTCATCCTACCTTATAGAGCAAAAAATGATCTTTGCATATGTAACCTTTGTTACTGATAAATATTTTTTGGCGCATTACTTTTATCCAAAATTCAACAACATGTTTGGTAGAGGTTCAAAATTATACAGCATATTGTTTTTAAAATGTCCACGTTGTCATGACGGAGCATTTTTAGAAGCCAACCCATATCACCTAAAACGTTTCAATAAAGTAAGAAAAAGATGTCCCTCATGTCGATTAAAATATAGTATAGAGCCCAGTTTTTATTATGGTTCAATATATGTTTCATATGCAGTTGGTATCGCGATAAGTGCTGCTGTTTTTACCTTAATACAACTGCTTGGGTTAGATTTGACCCCAATACACATCTTTATTAGTATTGTTGTTACCTTAATACTTTTAATGCCATACATTGGAGCGATTTCAAAATTGATTTGGGCCAATTTCTTCTTTACCTACGATGCATCTATTCCCAAAGCTAAACAAGATTCTAAATGATTCAGGAACTAAAAAACAGTTACGGGCGCCAGTTTGAAAATGCTTTGATAAACGACATACTACAAGTCGGAACTTTTAGAGAAGTTCCTGCTGGATATAAGTTGATTGAAATTGGAGATTATATCAAAGGAATGCCATTACTAGTATCGGGAGCAATAAAAGTATTTAGAGAAGATAAAGAAGGAGACGAATTGTTATTATATTATTTAGAACAAGGAGACACCTGTTCGATGACAATGACTTGTTGTATTGGCCAAACTCGAAGTGAAATTAGAGCAATAGCAGAAGTAGATACAAA is a window encoding:
- a CDS encoding DUF4159 domain-containing protein, whose amino-acid sequence is MSNKFFFTRLQYESGDWDVDQRMPSNLLNSLVEYTTLKVDTQERIISLSSDEIFKSPFCYISGHKLVQFTKKERENFEKYVRNGGFVFADDCNHDIDGLFSKSFERQMEDIFGPQQLKKIPNTHEIYNVFFEFEDGPPTTSQELNGWGDDIVHDYLKAIEINGRIGVLFSNKDYGCEWDYDFRNKRWYKIDNTRFGVNIVMYALTS
- a CDS encoding TldD/PmbA family protein, with translation MAIYTKEEAKQIMEKALSFSTADACEINMSGSESGNIRYARNTVSTAGHRSNQNLVVQSNFGKKSGTATIDEFDDESLKKVVKRAEELAKLSPENPEFMGPLGPQTYDKSITYNKASANISPEYRATVASSSIEPAVAKDVTAAGFFNDSYGFSAMMNSNGLFAYNQSTGSNFTVTMRTNDGTGSGWVSRDFNDISKFDAAKASNIAIDKAVTSREAKAIEPGKYTVILEPAASVGLLQNIGRALSARTADEGRSFMSKEGGGTKLGEKIVDERVNIWSDPLNPDAPTSTWNGSGQALKKMSWIENGVVKNLAYSRYWAEKKGVDPVPFPSNFIMQGGDASLEDLIKGTKKGILVTRLWYIRNVDPQTLLYTGLTRDGTFYIENGKIKHPVKNFRFNESPIIMLNNLETLGKQVRINGNLVPYMKVRDFTFTSLSDAV
- a CDS encoding TldD/PmbA family protein: MKRRDFVKYAGLGSGALMMPSMLMGNNISAEALLNPGMDVAIKKSLADIALNTAKTLGASYADARIGRYLNQYVFTREDKVQNVVNTESFGIGIRVITNGTWGFASTNNVTEKGIKKATEQAVAIAKANSKIQKVPVKLAPVKSYGEVTWKTPIKKDFKKVPISEKVDLLLSANAAAMKNGANFVNSGLFMVNEQKYFASTDGSYIDQDVHRIWPTFTVTAIDRANNKFKSRQAMSAPMGMGYEYMDGLDSEKLDGPAGMKLYRGSYDMVEDAIMAAKQAKERLSAKSVEAGKYDLVLEPNHLGLTIHESVGHPLELDRVLGYEANYAGTSFATLDKWKTKNFKYGSDIVNLVADKTQVGSLGAVGYDDEGVKTKQWDLVRNGVLTNYQAIRDQVHMIDQNESHGCCYSQSWNDVQFQRMPNVSLEPGKEKYNVNDMIKDVEKGIYIAGRGSYSIDQQRYNFQFGGTAFYEIKNGAIVGMLDDVAYQSNTQEFWNSCAKICDKDDYRLFGSFFDGKGQPSQISAVSHGSSTTRFNNVNVINTGRTI
- a CDS encoding DUF983 domain-containing protein gives rise to the protein MIFAYVTFVTDKYFLAHYFYPKFNNMFGRGSKLYSILFLKCPRCHDGAFLEANPYHLKRFNKVRKRCPSCRLKYSIEPSFYYGSIYVSYAVGIAISAAVFTLIQLLGLDLTPIHIFISIVVTLILLMPYIGAISKLIWANFFFTYDASIPKAKQDSK